One part of the Streptomyces sp. SS1-1 genome encodes these proteins:
- a CDS encoding helix-turn-helix domain-containing protein — protein MRWELRARAVERGIVTAAEMRRRLAGQGLRVSAGKMSHLWSGRPLTVRLEDLDVFCAVLACRPSDLLVPEEPAPPPHFAPAAGHQPAAPPFLPAAAGLSRTRLVPPL, from the coding sequence ATGCGCTGGGAGCTGAGGGCGCGGGCTGTCGAGCGGGGGATTGTCACGGCCGCGGAGATGCGCCGCCGGCTGGCCGGCCAGGGGCTGAGGGTCAGCGCGGGCAAGATGTCCCATCTGTGGTCGGGCAGGCCCCTGACGGTCCGCCTTGAGGATCTGGATGTCTTCTGCGCGGTGCTGGCCTGCCGGCCGTCGGATCTGCTGGTGCCGGAGGAACCCGCCCCGCCGCCTCACTTCGCTCCTGCGGCCGGCCACCAGCCGGCCGCGCCGCCTTTTCTGCCCGCGGCCGCAGGGCTCTCCCGGACGCGTCTGGTGCCGCCGCTGTGA
- a CDS encoding tyrosine-type recombinase/integrase, translating to MDRFVLAGAGAGVSDRSLAEDRQVLMEFAAFVGAGLWTVRPAVVDGWLVYLRGVRGLARATVYDRANTVARFYGFVLARCQQEVYARTGWVVVQPVDEFNRPRHTDYGMVRVPPSVAEVAGLFDGWRGQVAGARKYLPAARNYVVASLWRRAGLRINESVMLDVADWRPELGGFGKLHVRFGKGSMGRGPRARLVPGIDGVDVLLQWWLTELRPRFGDDLGAAGAPLFPSERRRPDGRPSRVAASSLRAALAGAVLHHLPAWAGRLTPHTLRHFCASSLYERGVDLKAIQELLGHEWLVTTTRYVHVRSEHIEQAWVRANARVASRLGVGG from the coding sequence GTGGACCGGTTCGTCCTCGCGGGGGCGGGGGCGGGGGTTTCGGATCGGTCGCTGGCGGAGGACCGTCAGGTCCTCATGGAGTTCGCTGCCTTTGTGGGCGCAGGCTTGTGGACGGTGCGGCCGGCGGTGGTGGATGGCTGGCTGGTGTATTTGCGTGGGGTGCGGGGGTTGGCGCGGGCGACGGTGTATGACCGGGCCAACACGGTCGCCCGGTTCTACGGCTTTGTGCTGGCCCGCTGTCAGCAGGAGGTGTATGCCCGTACGGGGTGGGTGGTGGTGCAGCCGGTTGATGAGTTCAACCGGCCCCGGCACACCGATTACGGGATGGTCCGGGTTCCGCCGTCGGTGGCGGAGGTGGCGGGCTTGTTCGACGGCTGGCGGGGGCAGGTGGCGGGTGCGCGGAAGTATCTGCCGGCGGCCCGTAATTATGTGGTGGCGTCGTTGTGGCGGCGGGCGGGCCTGCGGATCAATGAGTCGGTGATGCTGGATGTGGCGGACTGGCGGCCGGAGTTGGGCGGGTTCGGGAAGCTGCATGTGCGGTTCGGCAAGGGCAGCATGGGGCGGGGGCCCCGGGCTCGGCTGGTGCCGGGTATCGATGGGGTGGATGTGCTGCTGCAGTGGTGGCTGACGGAGCTGCGTCCGCGGTTCGGTGACGATCTGGGTGCGGCGGGTGCCCCGTTGTTTCCGAGTGAGCGGCGCCGGCCGGACGGCCGGCCGTCCCGGGTGGCGGCGTCGAGTCTGCGTGCGGCACTGGCGGGGGCTGTGCTGCATCATCTGCCCGCGTGGGCGGGCCGGTTGACCCCGCACACGCTGCGCCATTTCTGTGCGTCGTCGCTGTATGAGCGGGGGGTGGATCTCAAGGCGATCCAGGAGTTGCTCGGGCATGAGTGGCTGGTGACGACGACCCGCTACGTCCATGTGCGCAGCGAGCACATCGAGCAGGCGTGGGTGCGGGCGAACGCGCGGGTGGCTTCTCGTCTGGGGGTGGGCGGCTGA